In Fibrobacter sp. UWB2, the following are encoded in one genomic region:
- a CDS encoding N-6 DNA methylase, with protein sequence MNTEDLKAKTIALIDSLKSTTGAYGLANGGNEYKIITEIFLYKFFNDKFAFEAKNQKTPYKKRLSKAEKWDVEYDSFTDEEVEDLFSYMGGGVPLIKPHQTLSHLYNASTHGDFSALLDSTLVDIATYNQDQFSVVTSGKAKVNIFAAVTPYVTDIGKRDDFAKALVKNIAEFNFEEVFNEKYDFFSGIFEYLIKDYNNAGGGKYAEYFTPRAIAQVMAQLLVDPETEYKGATCYDPSAGTGTLLMALAHQVGEDRCSIYSQDISDKSSEMLRLNLILNNLVGSLPNVVQGNTLLEPAHVEKDGSLKKFDFVVSNPPFKLDFPEYSDTLAADSVRFWAGIPNKVKKVDPNKPKMAIYTCFIQHVINSIKAEGKGAIVIPTGFITSKSGVEKKILEYITDKHIVSGVVSMPSNVFANTGTNVSVLFFDKSPKKDSDKVILIDASKLGEEYKEGNNQKRRLRTEEIEKIVTTFRKKKTVEDFSVAVTYKDIREKGYSLSAGQYFDIKVEYVEITPEEFKAKIKGFAKELETLSAQGVELDNQILKNLKGMKI encoded by the coding sequence ATGAACACCGAAGATCTCAAAGCCAAAACCATAGCCCTTATTGATTCCCTTAAAAGTACGACGGGTGCGTATGGCCTTGCAAATGGCGGCAACGAATACAAGATAATCACAGAGATTTTCCTTTACAAGTTCTTTAACGACAAGTTTGCCTTTGAAGCCAAGAACCAAAAGACTCCTTACAAAAAGCGCTTGAGCAAAGCTGAAAAGTGGGATGTTGAATACGATTCCTTTACCGACGAAGAAGTCGAGGATTTGTTCTCTTACATGGGCGGTGGCGTTCCCTTAATTAAGCCGCATCAGACCTTGAGCCATTTATACAATGCTTCGACTCATGGCGATTTTTCGGCGTTGCTAGATTCCACTTTGGTTGATATCGCGACCTATAACCAGGACCAGTTTTCGGTGGTGACTTCGGGAAAGGCGAAGGTGAATATCTTTGCTGCCGTTACGCCCTATGTCACTGACATTGGTAAGCGCGATGATTTTGCCAAGGCGTTGGTAAAGAACATCGCGGAATTTAACTTTGAAGAAGTTTTTAACGAAAAGTATGACTTTTTCAGCGGCATTTTTGAATACCTGATTAAGGATTACAACAATGCCGGTGGCGGTAAGTATGCGGAATACTTTACTCCCCGAGCAATTGCCCAGGTGATGGCTCAGCTTTTGGTGGATCCCGAAACCGAATACAAGGGCGCAACCTGTTACGACCCCAGTGCTGGTACCGGCACGCTCCTTATGGCGCTTGCGCACCAGGTGGGCGAGGACCGCTGCTCCATTTACAGCCAGGATATTTCGGACAAGTCCAGCGAAATGCTGCGACTGAATTTAATTTTGAACAATCTGGTGGGAAGTTTGCCTAATGTGGTGCAGGGGAATACCCTTTTGGAACCCGCCCATGTAGAAAAGGATGGAAGCCTCAAGAAGTTTGACTTTGTGGTAAGCAATCCTCCGTTTAAGCTTGATTTCCCTGAGTATTCCGACACCCTGGCGGCAGACAGTGTCCGCTTTTGGGCCGGTATCCCCAACAAGGTAAAGAAGGTTGACCCCAACAAACCCAAGATGGCCATTTACACCTGCTTTATCCAGCACGTGATTAATTCCATAAAGGCCGAAGGCAAGGGGGCAATCGTTATCCCTACGGGCTTTATTACCAGCAAGTCCGGTGTTGAAAAGAAAATTCTGGAATACATTACCGACAAGCATATCGTTAGTGGCGTGGTCAGCATGCCGAGTAACGTGTTTGCGAACACCGGAACCAACGTTTCTGTGCTGTTCTTCGACAAATCGCCCAAGAAAGATTCCGACAAGGTGATTTTGATTGACGCCAGCAAACTTGGTGAAGAATACAAGGAGGGCAACAACCAGAAGCGTCGCTTACGCACCGAAGAAATCGAGAAAATTGTAACCACCTTCCGCAAAAAGAAGACGGTGGAAGATTTCTCTGTTGCCGTGACATACAAGGATATCAGGGAAAAGGGCTACAGCCTGAGCGCAGGCCAATACTTTGATATCAAGGTGGAATACGTAGAGATTACCCCCGAAGAATTCAAGGCCAAGATAAAGGGCTTTGCCAAGGAACTGGAAACACTTTCTGCCCAGGGCGTAGAACTTGACAATCAGATTCTCAAGAACCTTAAGGGAATGAAGATTTAA
- a CDS encoding N-6 DNA methylase encodes MNKNEIFLDDFINYATYAYGDDEPYITYAGAKKTLIGFLFLYIINEQLEFANFKNTDDYLKLHSYLSKIFSSGNFNDDVLKEISNLFEKNFELPSGILEIESLKNYLHHGLMIFKENLNLGNLPPDIDCSSVLKDLISRPQTSRDSANTYLYYTNESLQQLAAGILKVKNNETFMDCCCGMFSSALYNDAANYIGVELDKEIAGIAAMILIMAKKKFNIKHENFLDYKDENVADKILADIPCGTGTPQTENRPYGKNTEAYCIENVVNALKDGGKAVVVCFGSILSKQDSSKKLREALTKDHLQAVVALPPMSNGTKSNTNLIVLQKNCHAKEIKFINASNLDIKNKNRLTLDESDISDIIACLNGENTKCLFKDIPVEDILNSDSISWTPNNYVKGEEKSKGRSIEEIDNDLNESYKELKDLFLD; translated from the coding sequence ATGAATAAAAATGAAATTTTTTTGGATGATTTTATAAACTACGCCACATATGCATACGGCGATGACGAACCGTATATTACATACGCAGGAGCGAAAAAGACTTTAATCGGTTTTCTCTTTCTTTATATAATAAATGAACAGCTTGAGTTTGCGAATTTCAAAAATACAGACGATTACCTGAAGTTACATAGTTACTTGAGCAAAATCTTCTCTTCGGGAAATTTCAATGATGATGTTTTGAAAGAAATTTCTAATTTGTTTGAGAAGAATTTTGAACTCCCTTCTGGTATTCTCGAAATAGAGTCATTAAAAAATTATTTGCATCACGGGTTGATGATATTTAAAGAGAACCTCAATTTAGGCAACCTGCCTCCGGACATAGACTGTTCTTCAGTCCTGAAAGATTTAATTTCCCGTCCTCAAACGAGCAGGGACTCCGCCAACACCTATCTTTATTACACAAACGAAAGTCTTCAACAATTAGCAGCAGGAATCCTGAAAGTCAAGAACAATGAAACATTTATGGATTGTTGTTGCGGAATGTTTTCTTCAGCCCTCTACAACGACGCAGCAAATTACATCGGCGTTGAATTGGACAAAGAAATTGCCGGCATCGCGGCAATGATCCTGATTATGGCCAAGAAGAAATTTAACATCAAACACGAAAACTTCTTGGATTACAAAGATGAAAATGTCGCAGACAAGATTCTTGCCGATATTCCCTGCGGCACAGGAACGCCCCAAACGGAGAATCGTCCTTACGGCAAAAATACCGAAGCTTATTGTATTGAGAACGTTGTCAACGCTCTTAAAGATGGCGGCAAAGCTGTAGTTGTCTGCTTTGGGTCAATTTTGAGCAAACAGGATTCTTCAAAAAAATTGCGCGAGGCTCTTACGAAGGATCACTTGCAAGCAGTAGTCGCTTTGCCCCCGATGAGCAACGGCACAAAATCCAACACCAATTTGATTGTTCTGCAAAAAAATTGCCATGCCAAGGAAATCAAGTTCATCAACGCATCGAATCTTGACATCAAGAACAAGAACAGATTGACTCTTGATGAATCGGACATCTCGGATATCATTGCATGTCTTAACGGCGAGAACACAAAGTGTTTATTCAAGGACATCCCTGTTGAAGACATTTTGAATTCCGACAGCATTTCCTGGACCCCGAACAACTATGTAAAGGGAGAAGAGAAAAGCAAGGGACGTTCCATCGAAGAAATTGACAATGACTTGAACGAGTCCTACAAGGAACTTAAAGACTTGTTTCTCGATTAG
- a CDS encoding type I restriction endonuclease, with protein MAGFNECTRVQVPAALHLCRLGYTYFAECGEGTSVGRLDKNNNVLTDEFLKALVRLNPEQKLHDLQIFAKFALSKLGSDDLGREFYQVLSSNSGIKLIDFENPENNTWLVTTELPCENQETGDSFRPDITCFVNGLPLAFIEVKKPNNAEGIVAEQCRTNQKRLPNKSFRRFLNITQLMIFSNNQEYDNANRVPVQGAFYACIGKQKAFFNVFREEDEKFGPKYPYREVSKDTEKLILKHRNCLSLKSHPEYATNCKVTTPTNRILTSLLSKERFLFLLRYGFAYVEKTVEKDDGEKIKTLEKHVMRYQQLFASFAIRKKLDEGIKSGIIWHTQGSGKTALAYYSVKSLTDYFAKKSIPAKFYFIVDRIDLMEQACDEFAARGLVVQTVEDRAQLMADIKNTQLVKSADGRLEITVVNIQKFAEDKAPVDISAGYNTNLQRIFFIDEAHRGYNPEGAFLANLLSADKHAIKLALTGTPLLREERESWRVFGDYIHTYYYDKSIADGYTLKLMREPIETHYKETLQGILDELENNSANQIQVKKSDIDKDKIIEHPKYLNALLDYIIDDFTSFRVECDDKSIGAMIVCKTNDQARKLFELWNERYNFALSVIEKKKEEVANMAAEKLMHYNASFFEKPLKASLILHDEGDKKERKEYIVDYKKNMTTDFLIVNKMLLTGFDANRLKKLYLGRKLDGHDLLQALTRVNRPYKDFKYGYVVDFVDIKENFDATNDRYLRELNKTTEDSGLELSADPGQVIIENPEEVKQQIKELTDFLWNFPTENYEEFREVIDGIEDKEPLYHLRKILEDAKGLGNRIRSSGNVELQDKYKNMLPGGIPVLLREVERRIAAINFKEGNDHSEDVSGIINTILDSLDFEFRKGISEELKIIINSLREEAEKVRAEFDANFDKKEDKFVNLIEEFRKYFREHGYIPKDKTEAEGSIFYLKDVMSKIKEINRKNRALKSHYKDDEKFVRIHKRIVEANEVRAQSDKKERPLLSKEEFEIQKSLIEIKDSADDLFEKNPGIVENEDKLRKDILGCVSHKFMDLDLTASLDDRKFISNLISNEYINQYNSYGV; from the coding sequence ATGGCTGGATTTAACGAATGTACTAGAGTTCAGGTTCCTGCGGCCCTTCATTTGTGCCGTTTGGGTTACACTTATTTTGCTGAATGTGGCGAGGGAACGTCTGTAGGTAGGCTTGATAAGAACAACAATGTGCTTACTGATGAATTCCTTAAAGCCCTTGTTCGTTTAAATCCGGAGCAAAAGCTCCATGATCTTCAAATTTTTGCGAAGTTTGCGTTGAGCAAGCTTGGCAGCGACGATCTTGGTCGTGAGTTTTACCAGGTGCTTTCTTCGAATTCTGGAATCAAGCTGATTGATTTCGAAAATCCGGAGAACAATACTTGGCTTGTGACGACGGAACTTCCTTGCGAGAATCAGGAGACGGGTGATAGTTTCCGCCCTGACATTACATGCTTTGTGAACGGTTTGCCATTGGCTTTTATCGAAGTGAAAAAGCCGAATAATGCGGAAGGCATTGTTGCAGAGCAATGCCGCACAAACCAGAAACGTTTGCCCAATAAAAGTTTCAGGCGCTTTTTGAACATTACCCAGCTGATGATTTTCAGCAATAATCAGGAATACGACAATGCGAATCGTGTTCCTGTTCAGGGAGCGTTCTACGCCTGCATTGGTAAGCAGAAAGCGTTTTTCAATGTGTTCCGCGAAGAAGACGAAAAGTTCGGCCCCAAGTATCCGTATCGGGAAGTTTCGAAAGATACAGAAAAACTGATTCTTAAGCACAGAAATTGTCTTTCTCTCAAAAGCCATCCGGAGTATGCTACGAATTGCAAGGTGACTACTCCCACGAACCGCATTCTGACTTCGTTGCTGAGCAAGGAACGTTTCTTGTTCCTGCTTCGTTATGGTTTTGCCTATGTAGAAAAGACTGTCGAAAAAGACGACGGCGAAAAGATTAAAACGCTTGAAAAACATGTAATGCGTTACCAGCAACTTTTCGCTTCTTTTGCCATCCGTAAAAAACTGGATGAAGGCATAAAGAGTGGAATTATCTGGCATACGCAGGGCTCCGGCAAGACTGCCTTGGCCTATTACTCTGTAAAGAGTCTTACTGACTATTTTGCGAAAAAGTCTATTCCCGCCAAGTTCTATTTCATCGTGGATAGAATTGACCTGATGGAACAGGCGTGCGACGAGTTTGCCGCTCGTGGACTTGTTGTGCAGACTGTAGAAGACCGCGCACAACTCATGGCAGATATCAAGAATACGCAGCTGGTAAAAAGTGCCGACGGTAGGCTGGAAATCACCGTGGTGAATATCCAGAAATTTGCCGAAGACAAGGCCCCGGTAGATATTTCTGCGGGCTACAACACAAACCTGCAACGAATATTCTTTATTGACGAGGCTCACCGAGGCTACAATCCCGAAGGAGCGTTCCTTGCAAACCTTTTGAGTGCCGACAAACATGCAATAAAGCTCGCCCTTACGGGCACTCCGCTGCTTCGTGAAGAACGTGAATCCTGGCGCGTGTTTGGCGATTACATTCACACCTACTATTACGACAAGTCAATTGCGGACGGTTACACGCTTAAGTTGATGCGTGAACCCATTGAAACCCACTACAAAGAAACTTTGCAGGGGATTCTTGATGAACTTGAAAACAATTCGGCAAACCAGATTCAAGTCAAAAAGAGCGATATCGATAAGGATAAAATCATTGAGCATCCTAAGTATTTGAACGCCTTGCTGGATTATATCATTGATGATTTTACCTCTTTCCGCGTTGAATGTGACGACAAGTCTATTGGTGCGATGATTGTTTGCAAAACTAACGACCAGGCCCGCAAACTTTTTGAGTTGTGGAACGAACGCTACAATTTTGCATTAAGTGTCATTGAGAAAAAGAAAGAAGAAGTCGCAAACATGGCGGCAGAAAAACTGATGCATTACAACGCTTCTTTCTTTGAAAAACCGTTGAAGGCGTCCCTGATTCTCCATGATGAAGGAGACAAGAAGGAACGCAAGGAATACATTGTTGACTACAAGAAGAACATGACGACGGACTTTTTGATTGTCAATAAAATGTTGCTTACGGGTTTTGACGCAAACCGTTTGAAAAAGTTGTATCTTGGTCGCAAACTCGATGGTCACGATTTGTTGCAGGCGCTGACTCGTGTCAATCGTCCATATAAAGATTTCAAATACGGCTACGTGGTGGACTTTGTTGACATCAAGGAAAACTTTGATGCCACCAATGACCGTTACCTGCGGGAACTAAACAAGACTACGGAAGATTCTGGCTTGGAACTTTCCGCTGACCCGGGCCAGGTGATTATTGAAAATCCCGAAGAAGTCAAGCAGCAGATTAAGGAACTGACAGATTTCTTGTGGAATTTCCCTACCGAGAATTACGAGGAATTCCGCGAAGTCATTGATGGAATTGAAGACAAGGAACCTCTGTACCACCTTCGTAAAATTCTTGAAGATGCAAAGGGCCTGGGCAACAGAATCCGTTCTAGCGGGAACGTTGAACTGCAGGACAAGTATAAGAACATGCTGCCCGGCGGCATTCCCGTTTTGTTGCGTGAAGTAGAACGCCGCATTGCGGCCATTAACTTCAAGGAAGGCAACGACCATAGCGAAGATGTGTCGGGCATAATCAATACGATTCTTGATAGTCTGGATTTTGAATTCCGCAAGGGCATTTCAGAAGAACTCAAGATTATCATTAATAGCCTTAGGGAAGAAGCCGAAAAGGTCCGTGCCGAATTTGATGCCAACTTCGATAAGAAAGAAGACAAGTTTGTCAACCTTATTGAAGAATTCAGAAAGTATTTCAGGGAACACGGCTATATTCCTAAAGACAAAACTGAAGCCGAAGGCAGCATTTTCTACCTGAAAGACGTAATGTCTAAAATCAAGGAAATCAATCGCAAGAATCGCGCGCTAAAGTCCCATTACAAGGACGATGAGAAATTTGTCCGCATTCATAAGCGAATTGTAGAAGCAAATGAAGTGCGTGCCCAAAGCGATAAGAAAGAAAGACCCTTGCTTTCTAAGGAAGAATTCGAAATTCAGAAAAGCCTTATTGAAATCAAGGACTCTGCCGACGACCTGTTTGAAAAGAATCCGGGAATTGTGGAAAACGAGGACAAACTCCGTAAGGACATTTTGGGTTGCGTAAGCCACAAGTTCATGGACCTTGATTTGACCGCGAGTCTTGATGACCGCAAATTCATTAGCAACCTGATCTCTAATGAATACATCAATCAGTATAATAGTTATGGAGTGTAA
- a CDS encoding ORF6N domain-containing protein: MKKDVAASAAEAVAPKKPEFSLIDENLLKSRIYTIRGVKVMLDADLAEIYGYETRKFNEQVKNNIEKFDEDFRFQLTSEEFENLKSKIWTSNCGNSLKFDNFYKKGNLMSKNRISSWGGVRKMPFAFTEQGIYMLMTVLKGEQATAQSKALIRLFKQMKDYIAAENAPNVSARMVALATQTSQNTRDIAEIATDVRTLSNKVERNESFLQKVMANFIDPSTFKHILILNGQRLEADVAYTQIYGMAKKSVLIVDDYLNVKTLDLLRCVAKGISIKIFSEQHGRTCLTDSMLADFRVARPDVELGDVRATGNVFHDRYIYLDFGTANEKLFHCGASSKDAGNKITTIMQLENITGYRPLFEKLLQDEK, encoded by the coding sequence ATGAAAAAAGATGTTGCGGCTAGTGCCGCTGAGGCCGTTGCGCCGAAAAAGCCTGAATTTTCCCTGATAGATGAGAACCTGCTCAAATCGCGAATATACACCATCCGCGGAGTAAAGGTCATGCTCGATGCCGATTTGGCGGAAATTTACGGGTATGAAACTCGAAAATTTAATGAACAGGTAAAAAATAATATCGAAAAATTTGATGAAGATTTTCGCTTTCAGCTGACTTCAGAAGAATTTGAAAACTTGAAGTCCAAAATTTGGACTTCAAACTGCGGAAATTCGTTGAAATTCGACAATTTTTATAAAAAAGGAAACTTGATGTCCAAAAATCGGATATCAAGTTGGGGTGGCGTTCGAAAAATGCCATTCGCCTTCACAGAACAAGGCATCTACATGCTTATGACGGTGCTCAAAGGCGAACAGGCGACAGCACAGAGCAAGGCCCTCATCCGCCTTTTCAAGCAAATGAAGGACTACATTGCGGCAGAGAATGCACCGAATGTTTCTGCTAGAATGGTTGCATTGGCGACGCAGACAAGTCAAAACACGCGGGATATCGCCGAAATCGCCACGGACGTCCGCACTCTTTCTAACAAGGTGGAGCGGAACGAGAGTTTTCTCCAAAAAGTCATGGCGAATTTCATCGACCCAAGCACCTTCAAGCACATCCTGATTCTGAACGGGCAGCGGTTAGAAGCCGATGTTGCCTACACGCAGATTTATGGCATGGCGAAGAAGTCGGTACTGATCGTAGATGACTACCTAAATGTAAAGACTCTTGATTTGTTGCGGTGCGTAGCGAAGGGCATTTCTATCAAGATTTTCAGCGAACAGCACGGAAGGACCTGCCTGACCGATAGCATGCTAGCAGATTTCAGAGTCGCCCGTCCGGATGTAGAACTTGGCGATGTTCGCGCCACGGGGAACGTATTCCACGACAGGTATATTTACCTGGATTTCGGAACCGCCAACGAGAAGCTTTTCCACTGCGGGGCTTCAAGCAAGGATGCCGGCAACAAGATTACGACCATTATGCAACTTGAAAATATCACAGGATACCGCCCACTGTTCGAGAAGTTATTGCAAGATGAAAAATGA
- a CDS encoding restriction endonuclease subunit S: protein MTVEMKKYRLADIAEIVISSVDKKTKPGEKIVRLCNFTDVYHNWAIKQSDYDSFMVASASDNNVNKLSLKKGFVAFTKDSETRDDIGISTYIADDFDDVVLGYHCALAKPNEKIVYGKYLNAFVSSDYIKKYFELNATGSGMRFTLAVSTMEDMPIMLPSLNVQKKIGDMLSTLDKRIENLRAQNRVLEQTAKTIYDYTFLQCAGHQTTYNKTLNRNIPTNWEVKNMSELAEVVNGATPSTAEEGNFDGGIVWITPKDLSDQKSKFVYFGERTISQKGYDSCSTTLVPVNSILMSSRAPIGLVSIAKCELCTNQGFKTFVPKSDDYTEYLYYYLLTNMKKIEQLGSGTTFKEVSRGSLTSFPVIVPDKKTLDAFNSSIKPLFEKQLVNTKQIEALTTQRNTLLPLLMTGQIEV, encoded by the coding sequence ATGACTGTGGAAATGAAGAAATATCGATTGGCAGATATTGCTGAAATTGTAATCAGTAGTGTTGACAAGAAAACAAAGCCGGGCGAAAAGATTGTAAGGCTTTGTAATTTTACCGATGTTTACCACAATTGGGCAATTAAACAGTCGGATTATGATTCGTTTATGGTCGCATCCGCAAGTGATAACAACGTAAATAAACTTTCTTTAAAGAAGGGCTTTGTTGCGTTTACTAAAGATAGCGAAACTCGTGATGATATAGGCATTTCGACTTACATCGCCGATGATTTTGATGATGTTGTTCTTGGCTACCATTGTGCTTTGGCAAAGCCAAATGAGAAAATTGTTTACGGCAAGTATTTGAACGCATTTGTGAGTTCCGATTACATTAAAAAGTATTTTGAGCTGAATGCAACCGGAAGTGGAATGCGATTCACTCTTGCAGTATCGACGATGGAAGATATGCCAATCATGTTGCCTAGTTTGAATGTTCAAAAGAAAATAGGAGACATGCTTTCTACTCTTGACAAACGCATTGAAAATCTCCGTGCCCAGAATCGCGTGCTGGAACAAACCGCCAAAACAATCTACGACTACACCTTCCTCCAATGCGCCGGCCACCAAACCACTTACAACAAAACCCTCAACCGCAACATCCCCACAAATTGGGAAGTGAAAAATATGAGTGAGTTGGCGGAGGTTGTAAATGGAGCAACTCCGTCAACTGCGGAAGAAGGTAATTTTGATGGTGGTATTGTGTGGATTACACCTAAAGATTTGTCCGATCAAAAAAGTAAATTCGTTTATTTTGGTGAAAGAACTATATCACAAAAAGGATATGATTCTTGCAGTACGACTCTCGTTCCTGTTAATTCAATTTTAATGTCAAGCAGAGCTCCCATCGGTTTAGTCTCAATTGCGAAATGCGAATTGTGTACTAATCAAGGTTTCAAAACATTTGTTCCAAAATCAGATGATTATACAGAATATTTGTATTACTATTTGTTGACAAATATGAAAAAAATTGAACAACTTGGTTCGGGAACAACATTTAAAGAAGTTTCTAGGGGAAGTTTGACTTCTTTTCCGGTTATTGTTCCTGACAAAAAAACATTAGACGCGTTCAATTCTTCAATTAAACCATTGTTTGAAAAACAATTAGTAAACACAAAACAAATCGAAGCCTTAACCACCCAACGCAACACCCTCCTCCCGCTCCTCATGACCGGCCAAATCGAGGTATAA
- a CDS encoding glucokinase has product MEIKWLNPDAKFDRLVLAGDIGGTNTNLGLVGYKDGKFTLILETVCPSQCIEGLDTPIRETLKAAIENRADLKPSHICISAAGPVANNKCVMTNLPWCVDGDAITNATGIPTLVINDFMAISYGIPTLDVDDPKQILKFKHTDGSEPKPQAATKAVIGPGTGMGVGFLAFDGQKYIPACSEGGHSTFAPFDKETQDFRDYMEKRIGTVPGVEPLVSGMGLAHLYEWWRDTKGVPQNDAFKKIEETDWHDRPKYISRASDTDPVAAEMMRMFVKMLARFASDACTLFLPLGGFYLAGGTVQKDLRWLERDNLFMTWFEKNYNPNIRPLLNKIPVYLIKDYSISLYGAANASLNLQK; this is encoded by the coding sequence ATGGAAATTAAATGGCTTAATCCCGATGCAAAGTTTGACCGTCTCGTTTTGGCGGGTGATATCGGTGGTACGAATACGAATCTTGGTCTTGTGGGCTACAAGGATGGCAAGTTTACACTCATTCTCGAAACCGTTTGCCCGAGCCAGTGCATTGAAGGACTTGACACCCCGATCCGTGAAACGCTCAAGGCTGCCATCGAAAACCGCGCGGATTTGAAGCCGTCCCACATTTGCATCAGTGCTGCAGGCCCCGTTGCTAACAACAAGTGCGTCATGACGAACCTCCCGTGGTGCGTTGACGGCGATGCCATCACGAATGCAACCGGCATCCCGACCCTCGTGATTAACGACTTTATGGCCATTAGCTATGGCATCCCGACTCTCGACGTCGATGACCCGAAGCAGATTCTCAAGTTCAAGCACACCGACGGTAGCGAACCGAAGCCGCAGGCTGCCACGAAGGCTGTGATTGGTCCGGGTACGGGCATGGGCGTTGGCTTCCTCGCATTTGACGGTCAGAAGTACATTCCGGCTTGCTCCGAAGGTGGTCACTCTACGTTTGCTCCGTTCGACAAGGAAACCCAGGACTTCCGCGACTACATGGAAAAGCGCATTGGCACCGTGCCGGGCGTTGAACCGCTCGTCTCTGGCATGGGTCTTGCTCACCTCTATGAATGGTGGCGTGACACGAAGGGCGTTCCGCAGAACGATGCCTTCAAGAAGATTGAAGAAACCGATTGGCATGACCGTCCGAAGTACATCAGCCGCGCAAGTGATACCGATCCGGTCGCTGCCGAAATGATGCGCATGTTCGTGAAGATGCTTGCCCGCTTCGCTAGCGACGCTTGCACGTTGTTCCTCCCGCTCGGCGGTTTCTACCTCGCAGGTGGTACGGTGCAGAAGGACCTCCGCTGGCTCGAACGCGATAACTTGTTCATGACCTGGTTCGAAAAGAACTACAATCCGAATATCCGCCCGCTCTTGAACAAGATCCCGGTGTACCTCATCAAGGATTATAGCATTAGTTTGTACGGTGCTGCTAATGCAAGTTTGAACTTGCAGAAGTAA
- a CDS encoding restriction endonuclease subunit S — protein MTKKRLGDISKITGGQITSRLEKKEIDDLFEIVRESDKPKITCEALVLVPRAISNGFVDKSSLMKIVCEKETKKELDATDLTSFVDESKITKADTLVLKLSTPYDACVITKDDENLIVSSFCASLTLTDKDVDLLYVLAFLNSKLYQDQIKDLAAGSAIPLISVGAIENVQIPLPSKEEQEQIGKDFINTMKKIKLINKVIALESEKMNSIFYGMEG, from the coding sequence ATGACGAAAAAAAGATTAGGCGACATTTCTAAAATTACCGGCGGCCAAATCACTTCCAGGCTGGAAAAGAAAGAAATCGACGATCTCTTTGAGATTGTACGCGAATCCGACAAGCCAAAGATTACATGCGAAGCTCTTGTTCTTGTACCCAGAGCAATTTCGAATGGTTTTGTGGACAAATCTTCTTTGATGAAAATCGTTTGCGAAAAAGAAACCAAGAAAGAACTCGATGCGACGGACTTGACTTCATTCGTTGACGAAAGCAAAATTACGAAAGCAGACACTTTGGTTTTGAAGTTGTCCACGCCGTACGACGCCTGCGTTATCACGAAAGATGACGAGAACCTGATTGTCTCATCTTTCTGCGCATCCCTGACGCTTACGGATAAAGACGTCGACTTGCTTTATGTCCTCGCCTTTTTGAATTCAAAATTGTATCAAGACCAAATCAAGGACCTCGCAGCAGGTTCCGCAATTCCCTTAATTTCTGTAGGAGCAATCGAAAATGTACAGATTCCTCTTCCGTCTAAAGAGGAACAAGAACAAATTGGAAAGGATTTCATAAACACTATGAAAAAAATCAAACTTATTAATAAAGTCATCGCTTTGGAAAGCGAAAAAATGAACTCTATTTTCTACGGAATGGAGGGATAA